Proteins co-encoded in one Lacerta agilis isolate rLacAgi1 chromosome 6, rLacAgi1.pri, whole genome shotgun sequence genomic window:
- the LOC117049239 gene encoding ADP-ribosylation factor 6-like produces MTCFCGTEAHILLLGLDAAGKTTLLYKLKLNEATMTIRTIGFHVETISPINDVSFTMWDVCGQERVRPLWRHYQPNTDGLVFVVDIVGFVRFEEARSELEALLGDEDFQEVPVVLLANKQDLPRACPPLEVADKMGLRKLQGHRWHVQGCSALTGEGIPEAMWKLAEMLPPDLEEECTLHTLRSVSRCHPLTSVVDEQQPLHRPVPVELPGSVHHTLWPIVQGQVSGQAVHVECRAGGAQLALQLLQHGHRARHQQQHQARCGSQSPRGEASAARGD; encoded by the exons ATGACA TGTTTCTGTGGGACGGAGGCTCATATTCTCCTGCTGGGCCTGGATGCAGCTGGCAAAACAACCCTCCTCTATAAGCTGAAGCTGAATGAAGCCACAATGACCATTCGCACCATTGGCTTCCACGTGGAAACAATAAGCCCCATCAACGACGTCTCTTTCACCATGTGGGATGTGTGTGGTCAAGAACGGGTCAGGCCGCTGTGGAGGCATTACCAGCCCAACACAGACGGGCTGGTATTCGTGGTGGACATCGTGGGTTTTGTTCGCTTTGAGGAGGCCAGGTCCGAGTTGGAAGCCCTGCTGGGTGACGAGGACTTTCAAGAGGTGCCCGTGGTGCTGCTAGCCAACAAGCAAGACTTGCCCAGAGCGTGCCCCCCCCTGGAAGTGGCAGACAAAATGGGACTGAGGAAACTGCAAGGCCACCGGTGGCATGTGCAGGGCTGCTCTGCCCTGACTGGAGAAGGGATCCCCGAGGCAATGTGGAAGCTGGCCGAGATG CTGCCTCCAGACCTGGAGgaggaatgcactctgcacacgctcaggAGTGTGTCTCGGTGCCACCCGCTCACCAGCGTTGTTGACGAGCAGCAGCCGCTCCATCGTCCTGTTCCTGTGGAGCTCCCAGGCAGCGTGCACCACACGCTGTGGCCCATTGTCCAAGGTCAGGTCAGTGGGCAGGCTGTGCATGTGGAGTGCCGGGCAGGCGGTGCACAGcttgccctccagctgctccagcacGGCCACCGAGCtcgccaccagcagcagcaccaagcCAGGTGTGGAAGTCAGTCCCCACGTGGCGAGGCGTCTGCAGCACGTGGGGACTGA